One Eriocheir sinensis breed Jianghai 21 chromosome 32, ASM2467909v1, whole genome shotgun sequence genomic region harbors:
- the LOC127006340 gene encoding interferon-related developmental regulator 1-like codes for MQKRVMTVFLLEHHQTFSDLVERSLRKGRGPEQVAAGRLASLLLLSLSPCSEVEEVYQTLSPLLRVAVTDPAGPREGRTECAHTLALATLLACHDLGQVTSAMNTLHSVFAASLPKGNGELPTHPPALTALHTAALNGFCLLLCLMAPASVYTMANKLVKEMFDLLGSADLDLRIQAGEAVALLYESTRTHDPRYRWTREKELCAVLNELATDSHKFRAKKDRKQQRASFRDVVRAVEEGEVPEESVSVGPQHQRQELLLDSWSLKLQYQALCRVLTQGLSTHITFNAGVRDMFSLGPPPEQIDRSLAALARRGQKKLNRESPASKARQMARNKNRDNRAAAKTYDD; via the exons ATGCAGAAGAG ggTCATGACGGTGTTCCTGCTCGAGCACCACCAGACCTTCAGTGACCTTGTGGAGCGCTCGCTGCGGAAGGGACGCGGGCCGGAGCAGGTCGCCGCTGGCCGCCTCGCTTCCCTGCTGTTGCTGTCCCTGTCGCCCTgctcggaggtggaggag gtGTACCAGACGCTGTCCCCGCTGCTGCGCGTGGCCGTGACAGACCCGGCCGGGCCACGCGAGGGCCGGACGGAGTGTGCCCACACCCTGGCGCTGGCCACTCTGCTGGCCTGCCACGATTTGGGCCAGGTCACCAGCGCCATGAACACCCTGCACTCCGTCTTCGCCGCCTCCCTGCCCAAG GGTAATGGAGAGCTGCCCACCCACCCGCCCGCCCTCACCGCCCTCCACACGGCTGCCCTTAATggattctgcctcctcctctgcctcatgGCCCCCGCCTCGGTCTACACCATGGCTAACAA GTTAGTCAAGGAGATGTTTGACCTACTGGGGAGTGCCGACCTCGACCTCAGGATACAGGCCGGAGAGGCAGTGGCGCTGCTGTACGAATCCACCCGCACCCACGATCCTCGGTACAGGTGGACACGCGAGAAGGAGCTGTGTGCGGTGCTGAACG agcTGGCCACCGACTCCCACAAATTCCGCGCCAAGAAGGACCGAAAGCAGCAGCGCGCCTCCTTCCGCGACGTGGTTCGGGcggtggaggagggcgaggtcCCCGAGGAGTCCGTCAGCGTGGGTCCCCAGCATCAACGTCAAGAGCTTCTCCTCGATTCCTGGTCCCTCAAGCTGCAGTATCAAGCACTGTGCCGTGTGCTGACCCAGGGACTCAGCACTCACATCACCTTCAATGCTGGG GTCCGGGACATGTTCAGCCTCGGTCCGCCACCAGAGCAGATCGACCGCAGCCTGGCCGCCCTCGCCCGCCGCGGCCAGAAGAAGCTGAACCGCGAGTCCCCCGCCTCCAAAGCCCGCCAGATGGCCCGCAACAAGAACAGGGACAACCGCGCCGCCGCCAAGACCTACGACGATTGA